The sequence gccgcagacggacacctccagagCCGCATGACGgatacccacaaggctggacggaccccgcgcaaggaagccgcagacggacacccacaaggctggacggtcccgcgcaaggccgcagacggacacctccaaagccgcagatggacactcacaaggctggacggaccccgcgcaaggatacCACAGacagacacccacaaggctggacggaccccgcgcaaggccgcagacggacgccggacaaggcggccttgcgcggggtccgttcagccttgtgggtgtccgtctgcgactttggaccccgcgcaaggaagccgcagacggacacccacaaggctggacggaccccgcgcaaggccgcagacggacgccggacaaggccgccgatggacgcagggcaaaaatgaattttttttttgttaaactaccattctaaacttggggtgcacgttatatgccgataaatatggtaattaatATAGTTATGCCCACTTGGGTACagtccttgtatgttgtggtaacAATTTGTCTTATAAATAATTTGATAATTTAGCAACAGCCTTGTGAAGGCTTTTTAATGGTGCATttcaggaatgttttttttttttttaaacattaaaaataaaaattgccatttttttttataaattgcgcTGGTGTTACCAATCTATACAGGCACCCCCTATATGTTTACCCCCTAAAGTCCCATCAATATTTCTTGTACTGGTCACAGGGCAGAGTTGTCTACAGAAGGGTCACCCGGGAGATGGCCCATGGTCGTCGTTCTCATCTCCATCCTAAAAATATTCCAGGTCCTCCTCCCTTTCTTTATTCAGCTGGAAGGCCACCAAAGATGGTTCCGCACTTCTTTGATGCATCGGTACGAAGGCTTTAATGTGGATATAAGAGTTATCGCCGGTTTCAACCTGAAAAGATCAAAAGAAACAAATTACACGtttgaaaaaggaaaaattacccCCTAGGGGCTTTGAGTTGCAGCAATGAACgaagaaaatagaaaatagagaaaattagatttgtaaaaaaaaaaaaagtatacattttattgaaaaaacatctgatgggaATCAAGACATGAGCTCAAAAAACATCAATGGAGGCTAAAACGTGTATAAAAACAACCCCCGTCTCTCCTTGCTccatttccccctccccctcggcCCGCCCGCCTTGGGcagcccccctttctttttcccccttacttcctccccctcccccacggtCCGATGTGTGGACGCTAGTTTGTGACCTCTCGTAGGCTTGGGGGTTTTCTTTTTGCCTTTTGCCTCACAATTTGGCCTGTGTCATCTTTTGGCCTTTTCTCCCACTTATCTGGACCTTTGGGGGACTTTTTCCTTGACAGGCGAGGTCGCTGGTGGACCGCTGGTCTGGGCTCTCGACATCCACTTtggtatgtattatatatatcattttattatattatatgtatttattgaATTTATAATATTGGATCTATTGATTATTAGTTGAATATGGGTACATAGATCTCCCTATGATGATTGTGACATctaatttatttaaccacttccttactgggcacttaaaccccttcctgaccagaggactttttgcgattcggcactgcgtcgctttaactgacaattgcgcggtcgtgcgacgtggctcccaaacaaaattaacgtccttttttccccacaaatagagctttcttttggtggtatttgatcacctctgcggtttttattttttgcgctataaacaaaaatagagcgacaattttgaaaaaaaaaaaaatatttttactttgttgctataataaatagctcaatttttttttttacgttttttttttatcctcagtctaggccgatacgtattctacatatttttagtaaaaaaaaaaaaaatcgcaataagcgactggtttgcgcaaaagttatagcgcctacaaaataagggacagaattatttatttttttttttttttttttttactagaaatggcggcgatctgcgatttttattgggactgcgacgttatggcggacacatcggacacttttgacacatttttggcgccattcacatttatactgcaatcagtgctataaatatgcactaattactgtataaatgctttttttttactagaaatggcggcgatctgcgaattttattgggactgcgacgttatggcggacacatcggacacttttgacacatttttggcgccattcacatttatactgcaatcagtgctataaatatgcactaattactgtataaatgtgactggcagggaaggggttaacactagggggtgaggaaggggttaaatgtgtaccctaattagtgttctaactgtgggggagggggggtgactggggggggtgaccgatctgtgtctctatgtacaagagacacagatccgtcgcctctctcccctgacagcaccgctgtctgcgagagccgggaatgagagatgatctcatatgtaaacatatgagatcatctctcattggccgcacagatcgcctaggaaacggccgctccgattggccgttcacggcgatctgtgactggctgtgtccaagggacacggccagcacagcagttccccgctgcgcgctcgggagcgcgcgcggggaacgcgaaaaggggaggccgtaaaaagacggcctgttagggattgggagccgcgctgaggccgtacaaagtcgtacggccgtcagcaagtggttaaatgaggtaTTCTATATAACATTTTAGACATATTCATGCCTTATATAAAGTCCCAAATGTATTTCCTCTCCTGATCGGCTCCATTGTTATCATGCCTAATGTACCTCGATCGTGTAGCTGCCACACATAATATGCTTCTGCTCATTATAGAAACACCCAAAACTATGACAATAACATTACATAAAGCCAACAAATGTTACCTTGAAAAAGTAATTCTTTCCGGCAACCACCTGAGTACTGACGAGGACGGCCTTAAACCTGCTGGGGTTTATCCCGGACAGCTTCACAAACTCTTTCTTCACCTAGAAACATAAAAACTGCATCAGGTTTGGAAAAACTCAAATATAATCATTGACTATCCGGGTCGTCTTGCACAGTGCAGCTGACAGCTACTTCAGGAGAGAAGCCATGTATGAAGGAGAATCTGAAGGGTCAGAGAATAGAATACTACAATATATGGACCGCAGACATTCACaaatgatataccgtattttccggcggataagacgaccttttggatgcaaaaaaaatgcctcaaaagtcgggggtcgtcttatacgctggtacCTGTCTcagtcaggctgcgggcatccatgattcaaaagccgcgcctcctcctatgagtgttccgcctatcaccgaACAGTCTGGGGACGAAGCGCGGcctttgaatcatggatgcccgcagcctgaagacaaaataaggtagggagattgccttggccggcacagtgaggtcggcaatggcacagtggaggcatgtgatggcacagtggaggcatgtgatggcacagtggaggcatgtgatggcacagtggaggcatgtgatgtaaaggcacagtgagatttgaaaaaagcctgttcctgtcagcggttgttcctgtcaacggttgttcctgtcagcggttgttcctgtcagcggttgttcctgtcagcggttgttcctgtcagcggttgttcctgtcagcggttgttcctgtcagcggttgttcctgtcagcggttgttctggctacccctcagcttccagacagactagtagaaagggggtcgtcttatacggcgagcacatcccaaaaccaaaattttgccTGGAataatagggggtcgtcttatacgccggcaaatacggtacctctaaatataatatacagtatgacTGCATAAGAATTATATATATCCAGAACCTGCATATATAAtaagaatggcacgggcaggcgaATGGGCGtccaggtacgtccctttaaatttgccgccgtgtgagcgcgcgcccgcgggacccttGGACTCGATGTTCGCTGGTGTCCCgctatcgtgtcacggagctgcagaacggggagaagcctgtgtaaacaaggcatttccctgttctgcctagtgaccggacactgatcgtctgttccctgtcatcaggagcagtgatcaatgtcgtgtcagtGGTAGTCcagccccccacacagttagaatcactccgatgtgtccaccataatgtcgcagtcaaaaaaaaaaaacgctgatcgccgccattactagtaaaaaaaaatgccataattctatcccctattttgtagacgctaaaaaaaatattggggcagatccacagtgagagtacgccggcgtatctactgatatctactgatacgccggcgtactttcaaatttcccgcgtcgtatctttagtttgaatcctcaaaccaagatacgacggcatctgggttagatccgacaggcgtacggcttcgtacgccttcgtaagatctaagatgcaatacttcggcgtccgctgggtgacgttcacgtcgtttccacgtcgggtatgcaaattagctatttccgacgatccacgaacgtacgcgcggccgtcgcattcttttacgtcgtctctagtcggctttttccggcgtatagttaaagctgagattttgcagcgtatagatagacttgccatgttaagtatggccgtcattcccgcgtttaatttgaatatttttttttttttttttgcgtaagtcgtccttgaatcgggatggacgtaaatcacgtccaagttaaaaaaaaatgacgtcgttgcgacgtcatttagcgcaatgcacagcgggaaatttagaaacggagcatgcgcagttcattcggcgtggggactcccttcatttaaatgaaacacgccccctaatcgctgatttgaattccgccgccagagatacactacgccgccgtatgagTGGCAATAGTACTggtgatcacacacagcaggagccaagagGTCGCATACTGcaaactcgatgtccgccagcacCCGCCGttcatgttttggaactacatttcccatgatgcccatgcactctgcagtgcagttgaggatcatgggaaatgtagttccgaaacacctggggtgccaaggttcgccatcactgcgctgtaacttttgagcaaaccaatcaatatgcgcttactGTATTTTGTTATACCAAAAAaaggtagcagaatacatatttttatgtttttattggatatgttttatggcagaaagtaaaaaatatatatatattttttttatcccacaattgtctttttttgtttatagcgcaaaaaataaaaaaaaaagctggcggAGACCCCTTTTACTTTATTCTCCAGGTCCCTGGCTCACTGCTCAAGCTGGTTGCTAGCCGTGGCCCGCCtggcgtctagcaaccagtgacatcactaggaggagagaggcagagatcCAGCATTCACAGTGGGGTGCACTTGTTAAACCGGGGCGTAGTTGTGGGCAGAGTCGGGAGGCAGAGCTGGCGGTCCTAGGTACGGAGATGactttcagcggctgcaggagaaGGATCGGTTCTGCTATATGCCGCCCCTGCCGGCCCTCCTATCCAGCCTGGCGCTAGCTGCATCCACAGTGTAGAGGCAAACAGTCATCCGTACCTAGGACCACCAGCTCCGCTCCCGACTCCGGGTGTCACCTGAAGACTGTTCCTGCCGTTGGAATGGTAGCGGAAATGCTCCCTGACGCTCATGGTCACTCTGCTCCCTCCCATACTGCCCTCCTCCAGTCATGCTGTCCgcccatactgccctccactgcaactgcccccctcccatcatactgccctccactaccatcCCTCCCAtcttactgccctccactaccaccactcccatcatactgccctcggctgcccccctcccatcataaTGCCctccactactacccctcccatcataatGCCctccactactacccctcccatcatactgccctccactactacccctcccatcgtactgccctccactaccaccacTCCCATCATAATGCCctccactactacccctcccatcatactgccctccactaccacccctcccatcatactgccctccactaccgccctcccatcatactgccctccactgcccccttcccatcataATACCCTCCACTACTACCCCACCCATCATAATGCCCTCCACTACTAACCCTCCCATCATAATGCCCTCCACTGcctccctcccatcatactgccctccactaccacccctcccatcatactgccctccactgcccccctcccatcatactgccctccactaccacccctcccatcatactgccctccactaccacccctcccatcatactgccctccaccgctgcccctcccatcatactgccctccactaccaccccctcccccatactgcccccctcccatcatactgccctccactctgtacatagctcatcccagaactctgcactctgtacatagctcatcccagaactctgcactctgcacatagctcatcccagaactctgcactctgtacatagctcatcccagaactctgcactctgtacatagctcatcccagaaccccgcactctgtacacagctcatcccagaaccatgcacatagctcatcccagaactctgcactctgtacatagctcatcccagaactctgcacatagctcatcccagaaccctgcactctgtacacagctcaccccagaatcctgcactctgtacatagctcatcccagaactctgcactctgtacatagctcatcccagaactctgcactctgtacgtactGCACTCCAAAACCCGCAttcttttatcctttttttttaaatgagtgtgCTGGGGTTTGTTTGTATCCATGAGACTCTTGCATGTGGAACAATAGAAAAAGCATATTTTATAGGTACAAGGAACCCCGAGTTTTGTTTAATGATGCCCCTTAAGCTCCTCCTGCTGTCAGAGGTTTGACCATGCCCACCTTTGCTCCGGCACGCTATGCAAGGTTACTTCCTTCCCCacgtgtccctcattctgaagttcaaaagttgggaggtatgtgtatgTGATGTATGTATATAGTAtatgttatattattatatatgcaTTGTTACCCTTGTGAGGGCTGCTGGTAGAATCTGTACCCAACTGGTTGCAACGACTCGGCAAGTCCTCCGacacctctgacaccctgggtcCGGTCATTTTTACCATTGACACTAATAACAAGAAACCTACACAGTATTAGTGAAGCAGTTCGACCCGgtgcgaagctccgtgaccgcaggacccgatcgccgccggtgtcctgcgatcggtcacaggagctgaagaacagggagaggtgagtgtaaacacaccttccccgttcttcacagtggcagcgtcattgatcgtctgttccctgatatagggaaagacgatcactgacgtcacacctccagccccgccccccctacaattagaaacacatatgaggtcacacataacccctacagcgccctctagtggttaactcctaaactgcaactgtcattttcacagtaatcagtgcatttttctagcatatttttgctgtgaaaatgacaatggtcccaaaaatgtgtcaaaagtgtccgatgtgtccgccataatgtcacagtcacaaaaaaattgttgatcgccgccattagtagtaaaaaaaaaattattaataaaaatgccataaaaatatcccctattttgtaaacgctataaattttgcgcaaaccaatcgataaacgcttattgcgattttttttcaccaaaaatatgtagaagaatacgtatcggcctaaactgagggaaaacattttttttttatatctttgggggatatttattatagcagaaagtaaaaaatattgcatttttttcaaaattgtcgctctatttttgtttacagcgcaaaaaattaaaaccgcaaaggtgatcaaataccaccaaaagaaagctccatttgtggggggaaaaggacgccaaatttgtttgggagccacgtcgcacgaccgcgcaattatcagttaaaacgacacagtgccgaattgcaaaaaggggcaaggtccttaacctgcatattggtccgggtcttaagtggttaagcagagttACAGAGAACGAGAGCAGGTTCCcttgtgttaaccacttcagccccgcaccatttggctgccaaaggaccgggccacttttcgcgattcggcactgcgtcgctttaattgacaattgcgcggtcgtgcgacgtgactcccaaacaaaatttacgtccttttccccccacaaatagagatttcttttggtggtatttgatcatctctgcggcttttatttttggcgctataaacaaaaataaagcgacaattttgaaaaaaaaaaacacaacatcttttactttttgctataataaatatcccaatttaaaaaaaaaaaaatcctcagtttaggccaatacgtattcttctacatatttttggtaaaaaaaaaaaaaaatcgcaataatcgtttattgattggtttgcacaaacgttatagcgtctacaaaatagggggtcgttttatggcattttttattataattttttttactagtaatggcggcgatcaggactgcgacattatgacggacacatcgggcacttttttgggaccattgccatttatatagcgatcagtgctataaaaatgcaatgattactgtgtaaatgacactggaagggaaggggttaaccactagggggcactgaaggggttaagtgtgtcctagggagtggttCTAACTGTGAGGGTGTGTGGCCACGAGTGACACATCAGTGAtctctgctcccgatcacagggagcagagaTCACTCTCCTGTCACTAGCAAGAACTGGGAAATGCCGTGTTTACatcggcatctccccgttcttcctctcccgaCCGCAATCGCGTTCCCGGGACCCACAGGTGGACTCACGGGGCACGCACAAAATCCCAGCATGCTGAACTACACGTCCCACAATGCCTTGCTCCGCTCAAAGTTCTGTTTTTTAGGAAATGACATATGGAGgccaagtagggtgaccacgtgtcccggattgcccgggacagtcccggattttgcaggtctgtcccgggcaccttcattccaggacaatacagtgtcccggaatgaaactaacatagccccccccccccccccgggccaatctgatgcccccaaaaaaggccgccacatcaccgctttactcactgacagtacttgtcctggccgggaatgcctggaggagcacaatccccgccccctgcttgtgattggaagaattcataaatcctgcctcttgtgtccaatcactgtgctgtaatTCGTTAcatcacaagctgatttttgggaagggagggtgtccctgaatggtagtttggaaatgtggtcaccctaaggccAAGCCAACACTAGGGGGAGCCCCACATTAATAACGCTGCATGCTGTCCCTTAATTGCAGGCGCAATGGCCAGCCCCGGGCTACATAGAGATTTATAATGTGTCATTCTGATTATAGCAAGGCGTTGTCGCATTAACCTGAATACTTTCTGAGCATAAATATGTTCTCAATAAAATCAGTAACATTCAACAAATAAAACGATGAAAAAGATTTTTAAAATGTCCAATGACTCAGTTCTTCTGTTGTGAAATGTAATGGGAGATTAGGGCTCATCCCATTATGTatcataatattatatatatattacattttttctatatttctttGCACACGTTATAAtgcacattttaggcctgaagcttagttaaccacttccggagcgtccgccgtcgttatacgccactactttgaagaggaataccgttgttatagtagcagctagctaccataaccccgataCCCTCTTCAAGAGCGGGCCGTCCTCTTTcaggtaaaagtggtctctgcggcggatttttgggtttttgaattttcattctttagaattttcagattttcatttttatttacgattttttttaaaattttagaatttccgaaattttcaaAGCTTTGatattctgaaattcaaattttagaatttccgaatttccgaattttctcatttctgaaattctgaatttccaaaattctgaaattcgaaattttggaactcgaaaaattcggaattcgaaatttcggaaatttaaaatttcggaaatttcggaatgaactaatttgtcaaaatgagtaaaaaaatgaattcggaactaaactaattgcacatgtctataatgtatgtacagttgtgctcataagtttacataccctggcagaatgtatgatttcttggccatttttcagagaatatgaatgataacacaaacattttctttcactcatggttggtgtttggctgaagccatttattatcaatcaactgtgtttactctttttatatcataatggcaacagaaactacccaaatgatcctgatcaaaagtttaaataccccagttcttaatcccGTGTATTGTCCCCTATAACATTAATgaaagcttgaagtcttttgtggtatttgtggatgatgctctttatcttctcagatggtaaagctcccCGTTCCtctttggcaaaaagcctccagttcctgtaaattcttggggtGTCTCGCATGAacggcacatttgagatctccccagaggggctcaatgatattgaggtcaggagacagagatggccactccagaaccttcactttattctgctgtagccaatgacaggtggacttggccttgtgttttggatcactgccatgttggaatgtccaagtacgtcccatgcacagcgtcctggctgatgaatgaaatgttcctccagtattttttgataacattctgcattcatcttgccattaaTTGTGACCaagtttcctgtgcctttgtagctcacacatccccaaaacatcagcgacccacctccgtgtttcacagtagggatggtggacctttcatcataggccttgttgtctcctctccaaatgtagtgtttatggttgtgcccaaaaagctaaattttggtctcatcactccaaatgactttgtggcagaaggttggaggctcgtctctgtgctgtttggcgtattgtaagcggatactttgtggcatttgcgtagtaatgactttcttctggcgactcgaccatgcagcccatctttcttcaagtgcctccttattgtgcatcttgtacagtcacaccacatgttttcagagagtcctgtatttcacctgaagttatttgtgggtttttctttgcatcccaaacaatttttctggcagttgtggctgaaattttagttggtctacctgaccgtggtttggtttcaccggaacccctcattttccacttcttaattagagtttgaacactgctgattggcattctgttccttggatatctttttatatcccttccctgtttttatacagttcaactaccttttcacgcagatcctttgacaattcttttgtttTCCccgtgactcagaatccagaaacgtcagtgcagcactggatgaaagatgcaagggtctttcAGGAGTCCATAAACTCAATATCCTTTtaaacacacactaattacaagcaaacagatcacaggtgaggatggttacctttaactaCATaacaaccagccgccgcagttctacggcggcaggtcggctctcctgcgcgagagcacgtagtataacgtcggctctcctagcggccactaggggcgcgcgcacgccaccagctcgctcctgactcccgcgcgtgTGCCCAGCGGTCGCGATTACCGCCGGCAcctgtgatcgctcgttacagagcggggaccgggagctgtgtgtgtaaacacacagctcccggtcctgtcaggggagaaatgcctgaccagacgtctgttcatacaatgtatgaacagcgatcagtcatttcccctagtgagtcccaccccccccccccaaagttagaacacacccagggaacatacttaaccccttccccgccccctagtgttaaccccttcactgccagtggcatttttatagtaatccaatgcatttttatagcactgatcgctataaaaatgccaatggtcccaaaaatttgtcaaaagtgtccgaagtgtccgccataatgtcgcagtgccgaaaaaaaaatcgctgatcgccgccattactagtaaaaaaattatattaataaaaatgccataaaaataccccctattttgtaaacgctataacttttgtgcaaaccaattaataaacgcaaacgaaaaatatgtagaagaatacttatcggcctaaactgaggaaaaacattttttatatatatttttgagggatatctattatagcaaaaagtaaaaaatattattttttttcaaaattgttgctctatttttgtttatagcgcaaaaactaaaaaccgcagaggtgatcaaataccaccaaaagaaagctctatttgtgggggaaaaaaggacaccaattttgttttggagccacgtcgcacgaccgcgcaattgtcagttaaattgaagcagtgccgaatcgcaaaaagtgctctggtctttgaccagcaatatggtccggggcttaagtggttaatagccattcaaacccctttgtgtcaccgGGGTATTAAGAATTGGGGtacgtaaacttttgatcagggtcatttgggtagtttctgttgccattatgatataaaaaaaagagtaaacacagttgattgataataaatggcttcagccaaacactaaccatgagtgagagaaaagtttttgtgttttcattcatgttctctgaaaaatggccaagaaatcataaattctgccagggtatgtaaacttatgagcacaacggtAATACAGTA comes from Rana temporaria chromosome 2, aRanTem1.1, whole genome shotgun sequence and encodes:
- the LOC120928720 gene encoding cystatin-A-like, yielding MSQSFAGDQYSVPGGVGRPRLATREDQSVLDKVKKEFVKLSGINPSRFKAVLVSTQVVAGKNYFFKVETGDNSYIHIKAFVPMHQRSAEPSLVAFQLNKEREEDLEYF